The Geothrix sp. genome has a window encoding:
- a CDS encoding pentapeptide repeat-containing protein gives MSELTRKEVVFILKSGKNFQRADLSGLDLRGFDFTGANLSEANLAGAVLNETRLCGASLIGADLRLANLDEADLEGANLSRARLAGANFAGANLSGADLTFFDIQQYEPATVPNLRGASLAGAILSGVILTGLDLSGKNLRGADLSGADLRQTVLEGADLEGANLGQANLVGANLAKANLSGASLLGATLGGANLNLANLGGSNLADADLHWASLTEANLEGANLSRANLKGTNLSGANLAGADLRNLDILKYEKDDVPKLKGANLSGANLHGTNLRAMDLGRTNLSRADLAETVLRQANLEGADLHGANLQKADLSGCNLSGAVLAGANLGAAQLGGAVLSNTDLREADLTGADLRDINLGGANLSGANLTGASLTGAQLDGAVLVGTLLVGANLASVDLSRKNMKGADLSRADLAQTNLDGANLAGALFSGAKLQETHLGGANLRGAKLSGDDLRTANLCGADLSGADLSGADLAGSILSANLHEANLFAANLRGATLDRAVLTGANLSGVDLSGFALEGMDLNRAVLNGANLTGAKLKGAILRGAQALGADLSGSDLASADLRNSDFSGTNFFACNLEGANLREANLASLPTESRGEYRTNLSNSNLNRANLSGANLYQANLNEANLVNADLTGASLVWADLRGVDLRQTSLKNTDLRQANLDGANLCGADLRETILQDAYLDGANLSGANLSGANLSGADLRHTNLIDASLDGADLSAANLNGANMVWANLSGANLGRANLNRAKLSGANLGGADLREANLDEANLDATNLTGAKR, from the coding sequence ATGAGCGAACTTACCCGGAAGGAAGTAGTCTTCATCCTCAAGTCGGGGAAGAACTTCCAGCGCGCCGATCTGAGCGGCCTCGATTTGCGGGGCTTTGACTTCACTGGGGCGAACCTCTCCGAGGCCAACCTCGCGGGCGCCGTCCTCAACGAAACCCGGCTCTGCGGCGCCAGCCTCATCGGCGCGGACCTGCGGCTGGCCAACCTCGACGAAGCCGATCTTGAAGGCGCCAACCTCAGCCGCGCCCGGCTCGCGGGGGCGAACTTCGCGGGAGCCAACCTCAGCGGCGCCGACCTCACCTTCTTCGACATCCAGCAGTACGAACCGGCCACCGTGCCCAACCTCCGCGGGGCCAGCCTCGCCGGCGCCATCCTCAGCGGCGTCATCCTCACGGGCCTGGACCTGAGCGGGAAGAACCTCCGCGGGGCCGACCTCAGCGGGGCCGACCTCCGCCAGACGGTGCTGGAGGGCGCGGACCTCGAAGGCGCCAACCTCGGACAGGCCAACCTGGTGGGGGCGAACCTCGCCAAGGCCAACCTCTCCGGCGCCAGCCTCCTGGGCGCCACCCTGGGCGGGGCCAACCTGAACCTCGCGAACCTGGGCGGCAGCAACCTGGCCGACGCCGATCTCCACTGGGCCAGCCTCACCGAGGCCAACCTCGAGGGCGCGAACCTGAGCCGGGCCAACCTGAAGGGCACGAACCTCAGCGGCGCCAACCTGGCCGGCGCGGACCTCCGCAACCTCGACATCCTGAAATACGAAAAAGACGATGTGCCCAAGCTCAAGGGCGCGAACCTCAGTGGCGCCAACCTCCACGGCACGAACCTCCGCGCCATGGACCTGGGGCGCACGAACCTCAGCCGGGCCGACTTGGCCGAGACCGTGCTGCGCCAGGCCAACCTGGAGGGTGCGGACCTGCATGGCGCCAACCTCCAGAAGGCCGACCTCAGCGGCTGCAACCTCAGCGGCGCGGTGCTCGCCGGCGCCAACCTCGGCGCAGCCCAGCTGGGCGGCGCGGTCCTGAGCAACACCGACCTCCGGGAAGCGGATCTCACGGGCGCCGACCTGCGCGACATCAACCTCGGCGGGGCCAACCTCAGCGGCGCGAACCTGACCGGCGCCAGCCTCACGGGGGCCCAGCTGGACGGCGCGGTGCTGGTGGGCACCCTGCTCGTGGGCGCCAACCTGGCCAGCGTGGACCTCTCCCGCAAGAACATGAAGGGCGCGGACCTCTCCCGGGCGGACCTCGCCCAGACCAACCTCGATGGCGCCAACCTCGCCGGGGCGCTGTTCAGCGGCGCCAAGCTCCAGGAGACCCACCTGGGCGGTGCGAACCTCCGCGGCGCGAAGCTCAGCGGTGACGACCTCCGCACCGCCAACCTCTGCGGGGCTGACCTCTCCGGGGCCGACCTCTCCGGGGCCGACCTCGCCGGCAGCATCCTCAGCGCGAACCTGCACGAGGCCAACCTCTTCGCCGCCAACCTCCGCGGGGCCACCCTGGACCGGGCCGTCCTCACGGGCGCCAACCTGTCGGGCGTGGACCTCAGCGGCTTCGCCCTCGAAGGTATGGATCTCAACCGCGCCGTCCTGAACGGCGCCAACCTCACGGGCGCCAAGCTCAAGGGCGCCATCCTGCGCGGCGCCCAGGCCCTGGGTGCGGATCTCAGCGGCAGCGACCTCGCCAGCGCCGACCTGCGCAACTCGGACTTCAGCGGCACGAATTTCTTCGCCTGCAACCTGGAGGGCGCGAACCTGCGCGAAGCCAATCTGGCCTCCCTGCCCACGGAATCCCGCGGCGAGTACCGCACCAACCTCAGCAATTCCAACTTGAACCGGGCCAACCTCAGCGGCGCGAACCTCTATCAGGCCAACCTGAACGAGGCGAATCTCGTGAACGCCGATCTCACGGGCGCCAGCCTCGTGTGGGCCGACCTCCGTGGCGTGGATCTCCGCCAGACCTCGCTCAAGAACACGGACCTCCGGCAGGCCAACCTCGACGGCGCGAACCTCTGCGGGGCGGACCTCCGCGAGACCATCCTGCAGGACGCCTACCTGGACGGCGCGAACCTCTCCGGCGCGAACCTCTCCGGTGCGAACCTCTCCGGTGCGGACCTGCGCCACACCAACCTCATCGACGCCAGCCTCGATGGCGCCGACCTGAGTGCCGCCAACCTCAACGGCGCGAACATGGTCTGGGCCAACCTCAGCGGCGCCAATCTGGGCCGGGCGAACCTCAACCGGGCCAAGCTCAGCGGTGCCAACCTGGGCGGGGCCGACCTGCGCGAGGCGAACCTGGATGAAGCCAACCTCGACGCCACCAACCTGACTGGCGCCAAGCGCTAA
- a CDS encoding polymer-forming cytoskeletal protein yields MFSRRKNDATSRAASAPASTVLGAGSRWQGEIRTGTTSLRVEGEVEGTILSEGQVTIAAGGLVRGAIHARRLAVMGRAEGVVKVEECLEILGAGWVEGEVELGTLVVDEGGTLVGSCVRHTLPPVEKAPVPLVPRKEERTVDRYGHPASGTHDFTPSGRGPDWKF; encoded by the coding sequence ATGTTCAGCCGCAGAAAGAACGACGCAACCTCGCGGGCGGCCTCCGCGCCGGCCTCGACGGTGCTGGGCGCGGGCTCCCGGTGGCAGGGGGAGATCCGCACGGGGACGACCAGCCTGCGGGTTGAGGGGGAAGTGGAAGGCACCATCCTGAGCGAAGGTCAGGTCACGATCGCCGCCGGAGGCCTGGTGCGCGGCGCCATCCATGCCCGGCGGCTCGCGGTGATGGGCCGCGCGGAAGGCGTGGTCAAGGTGGAGGAATGCCTCGAGATTCTGGGTGCAGGCTGGGTCGAGGGTGAGGTGGAACTCGGCACGCTGGTGGTGGACGAGGGTGGGACCCTGGTCGGCAGCTGCGTGCGACACACCCTCCCGCCCGTGGAGAAGGCGCCGGTGCCGCTGGTGCCGCGCAAGGAGGAACGGACCGTGGACCGCTACGGCCATCCCGCCAGCGGCACGCACGACTTCACGCCCTCTGGTCGGGGCCCCGACTGGAAGTTCTAG
- a CDS encoding 30S ribosomal protein S1, translated as MSKLESIIKGLGSKQMGRITVLDAGYVEDDSAEGQEFMAALQGETRGLREEEVVRGVVVEIRGKDVIIDIGYKGSGTVNLDEFNNPDGTQGVQVGDVVEVLLEMLEDANGNVRLSRERAEKMKIWDEVEKAFRSNMTVHGTVLEKVKGGLAVDIGIRAFLPGSQVDMKPVRNLDPYLGKSFDMKVIKVNRRRGNIVLSRKLFLETINASLKEETLAGLEEGKLVEGAIKNITEYGAFVDLGGVDGLLHITDMSWGRLNHPSEMFQVGDKVEVAVLKYDKDTERVSLGYKQKFPDPWLSVEERYPIQATVKGKVVSITDYGAFVELEPGIEGLVHVSEMSWTKKVKSAKGMVNLGDQVEALILQVDSENRRISLGMKQITPNPWMAIAEKYQPGMIVTGTVRNITEFGAFVELEEGIDGLIHVSDFSWTKKIKHPGEIVKKGDSVTAKVLNLDPLAQRMSLGVKQMEPNVWEIFFENHNVGAVITGKIARLTDFGAFVDLGDGIEGLVHVSELSRKRVEDIQKEFTAGQELTMKIVKLDPTERRIGLSVKQLEQDMERGDFEAAKARQPEFKKATLADAFNKAERE; from the coding sequence ATGTCCAAGTTAGAATCAATCATCAAAGGCCTGGGCTCCAAGCAGATGGGCCGCATCACCGTGCTCGACGCGGGTTATGTCGAGGACGACAGCGCGGAAGGCCAGGAGTTCATGGCCGCGCTGCAGGGCGAGACCCGCGGTCTCCGCGAGGAAGAGGTCGTCCGTGGCGTCGTCGTGGAGATCCGCGGCAAGGATGTCATCATCGACATCGGCTACAAGGGGTCGGGCACCGTCAATCTGGACGAGTTCAACAACCCCGATGGCACCCAGGGCGTCCAGGTGGGCGATGTCGTTGAAGTGCTGCTCGAGATGCTCGAGGACGCCAACGGCAATGTGCGCCTCAGCCGCGAGCGCGCCGAGAAGATGAAGATCTGGGACGAGGTCGAGAAGGCCTTCCGTTCCAACATGACCGTGCACGGCACCGTGCTCGAGAAGGTCAAGGGCGGCCTGGCCGTGGACATCGGCATCCGCGCCTTCCTGCCCGGCAGCCAGGTGGACATGAAGCCCGTCCGCAACCTGGATCCCTACCTCGGCAAGTCCTTCGACATGAAGGTCATCAAGGTCAACCGCCGCCGGGGCAACATCGTCCTGTCGCGCAAGCTGTTCCTCGAGACCATCAACGCGAGCCTGAAGGAAGAGACCCTGGCGGGCCTCGAGGAAGGCAAGCTGGTCGAGGGCGCCATCAAGAACATCACCGAATACGGCGCCTTCGTCGACCTCGGCGGTGTGGACGGCCTGCTGCACATCACCGACATGTCCTGGGGCCGGCTCAACCACCCCAGCGAGATGTTCCAGGTGGGCGACAAGGTCGAAGTGGCCGTGCTCAAGTATGACAAGGACACCGAGCGCGTCAGCCTCGGCTACAAGCAGAAGTTCCCGGATCCCTGGCTCTCCGTCGAGGAGCGCTATCCCATCCAGGCCACCGTCAAGGGCAAGGTCGTCTCGATCACAGACTACGGTGCATTCGTGGAACTGGAGCCCGGCATTGAGGGCCTCGTCCATGTCTCCGAGATGAGCTGGACGAAGAAGGTCAAGTCCGCCAAGGGCATGGTCAACCTGGGCGACCAGGTCGAGGCCCTGATCCTGCAGGTGGACAGCGAGAACCGCCGCATCAGCCTCGGTATGAAGCAGATCACCCCCAACCCCTGGATGGCCATCGCCGAGAAGTACCAGCCCGGCATGATCGTCACGGGCACCGTGCGCAACATCACGGAGTTCGGTGCCTTCGTCGAACTGGAAGAGGGCATCGACGGCCTGATCCATGTGTCCGACTTCAGCTGGACCAAGAAGATCAAGCACCCCGGCGAGATCGTGAAGAAGGGCGACAGCGTCACCGCCAAGGTCCTCAACCTGGACCCCCTGGCCCAGCGCATGAGCCTCGGCGTGAAGCAGATGGAGCCCAATGTCTGGGAGATCTTCTTCGAGAACCACAATGTGGGCGCCGTCATCACCGGCAAGATCGCCCGCCTGACCGACTTCGGCGCCTTCGTCGACCTCGGCGACGGCATCGAGGGCCTGGTCCATGTGTCCGAGCTGAGCCGCAAGCGGGTGGAGGACATCCAGAAGGAGTTCACCGCCGGCCAGGAGCTCACCATGAAGATCGTGAAGCTCGATCCCACCGAGCGCCGCATCGGCCTCTCCGTCAAGCAGTTGGAGCAGGACATGGAGCGCGGCGATTTCGAGGCCGCCAAGGCCCGCCAGCCCGAGTTCAAGAAGGCGACCCTGGCCGACGCGTTCAACAAGGCCGAGCGGGAGTAG